A single genomic interval of Spirosoma linguale DSM 74 harbors:
- a CDS encoding hypothetical protein (KEGG: bba:Bd3266 cell wall surface anchor family protein), with protein sequence MMKNYLLLFITALMSISVAQAQVKVGSNPTTISTNANLEVEATNGTKVMVQKADGRVGIGTTSPAAALDVSSTTSGILMPRLTTAQRDALVNPPASLMIWNTTDGDLQVNAGTPSVPVWVTSNNVTAYYGLRTRYGMGFATNGAGYFSSSSLNYTGLGATGYTYASSYGSAGGYVFTDGGTFALSTYLPGTGNAAYGKQNAFVVANAGNVGLGTFTPTNTLHVVGDARITGMASGSATDNIVTADANGVLRTMSFSAVAGSSTSLWSLLGNAGTNPTTNFLGTTDAQGLAFRTNNNDRMRIDANGFVGINTGSSSLSANMTVNGTTVLKNKPVWDLLAAELIPNTYLHFGQVSGGSPAGMQMFNWTRREASSSTPPSSDTGIFGRDVNTYGRSFMQYNTDGSLAFGTESAASALTNSGGNPPTRLTIDPTGNVGIGATAPTNTLHVAGTARITGMTSGTTTDNIVTADANGVLRTMSFSAVVGSGTNIYSTDGTLAANRIVGMNGKTLSFSSTNGNAVRLDNGGHITLAPSATSNSNLIFNNQDGTGTAGYITFNENNSGNNALMIRTTGTSAKDIWLNTGNAGVIRFQPGDGEVMRILPTGKVGIGTTTPSAKLAVSDSTIGTAGAAVAVTKYGNRIAGDNVYAIDLGASTVASDGTNYAGLINAFGSYHSGSGTVTRSVGLLSNVNTFGTGSMATGIGFTTKIQSFSTGGVRNAIGYYIDAVEATGTDPGNPHNAYGIYLPNAITASGGSVNSAWSIYNASTASSYYAGNVGIGTTTPNAPLQFSNSLANRKIVLYDGNNNDNMYYGFGINGGLMRYQVADQTNSHAFYSGVTSTSSTELMRITGTGRVGIGTNSPNVKLTVIGSSFMQDAVVTNPFSATFVDVSGKTDFAQSMIYDGGARAGFGVATAPGDSRSRMYLVGARDYLYAMDLVIPNGNVGIGTTVPTAKLNISGGNGNSLTGTALFKLNDTNLSTTYFGVDNGASGNAYRIISSAPTTASAVNMELQAAGNANQLVLAATSGNVGIGTSAPSQKLHVVGNILASGTITPSDARFKENVATLNGSLAKLTQLRGVSYTHKAEFIKVRGLSAGKQIGFIAQELEKTFPEFVVTSADGYKAVDYARLTPVLVESLKEVNAKLQAQDAKMTRQQAEIDALKAAVKQLMDKK encoded by the coding sequence ATGATGAAGAATTATTTACTCTTATTTATTACCGCTCTCATGAGTATCTCGGTTGCCCAAGCCCAGGTTAAGGTAGGCAGTAACCCAACCACTATTAGCACAAACGCTAACCTGGAAGTAGAAGCGACCAACGGTACCAAGGTAATGGTACAGAAAGCCGACGGTAGAGTAGGTATTGGTACCACATCGCCTGCTGCCGCCTTAGACGTAAGCTCGACTACGTCGGGTATCCTGATGCCACGGCTGACCACAGCCCAGCGCGATGCCCTGGTAAACCCACCCGCCAGTTTAATGATCTGGAACACAACGGACGGCGATCTTCAGGTGAACGCCGGTACGCCAAGTGTACCGGTCTGGGTAACCTCAAACAACGTAACAGCGTATTATGGCCTGCGAACGCGCTACGGAATGGGCTTTGCTACAAACGGTGCTGGCTATTTCTCCTCCAGTTCCTTGAATTACACGGGGCTTGGTGCTACCGGGTATACCTATGCCTCAAGCTATGGATCTGCTGGTGGTTATGTATTTACCGACGGTGGAACCTTTGCGCTTAGCACCTACCTGCCCGGTACGGGCAATGCCGCCTATGGCAAGCAAAATGCGTTTGTGGTGGCTAACGCCGGTAACGTGGGTCTTGGCACCTTTACGCCAACCAACACCCTGCACGTCGTGGGCGATGCCCGCATTACGGGTATGGCCAGCGGTTCGGCCACAGACAACATCGTCACGGCCGATGCCAACGGCGTGCTGCGTACCATGAGCTTCTCGGCAGTAGCCGGCTCGTCTACGTCGCTGTGGAGCCTATTGGGCAATGCGGGTACCAACCCCACCACCAACTTTCTGGGCACCACCGATGCCCAGGGCCTGGCCTTCCGCACCAACAACAACGACCGGATGCGCATCGATGCCAATGGTTTCGTAGGCATCAACACGGGCTCGAGCTCACTGTCGGCCAACATGACCGTTAACGGAACCACCGTGCTGAAGAATAAGCCGGTCTGGGACTTGCTGGCGGCTGAGTTAATACCGAACACCTACCTGCACTTTGGTCAGGTCAGTGGGGGCAGTCCCGCTGGTATGCAGATGTTCAACTGGACCCGCCGGGAAGCGAGCAGCTCGACACCACCATCCTCAGATACCGGGATCTTTGGCCGGGATGTGAACACCTATGGCCGGTCGTTCATGCAGTATAACACGGATGGGTCGTTAGCCTTCGGTACTGAATCGGCAGCGTCCGCCCTAACGAATTCGGGCGGTAATCCACCAACACGATTAACGATAGACCCTACGGGTAACGTGGGTATCGGCGCTACGGCACCAACCAACACCCTGCATGTAGCGGGTACGGCCCGCATTACGGGCATGACCAGTGGCACAACCACAGATAACATCGTTACGGCGGATGCCAACGGCGTGCTGCGTACCATGAGCTTCTCGGCGGTAGTCGGCTCTGGCACAAACATCTACTCTACCGATGGAACCCTGGCGGCCAACCGGATAGTGGGTATGAACGGGAAAACACTGAGCTTTTCGTCCACCAACGGGAACGCCGTCCGATTGGATAACGGTGGTCATATAACTCTGGCACCCTCCGCGACATCTAATAGTAATCTTATATTCAATAACCAGGATGGTACCGGAACGGCTGGTTATATCACGTTCAATGAAAACAATAGCGGCAACAACGCTCTGATGATTCGTACGACGGGTACATCGGCCAAGGACATCTGGCTGAACACGGGCAATGCCGGGGTAATTCGGTTTCAGCCGGGAGATGGAGAAGTTATGCGCATTTTGCCGACAGGCAAAGTAGGTATCGGTACGACTACGCCATCAGCTAAACTTGCAGTTTCAGATTCAACGATCGGTACTGCTGGTGCCGCAGTTGCAGTTACAAAGTATGGTAACCGAATAGCAGGTGATAATGTGTATGCAATTGACCTTGGTGCTAGTACTGTAGCTTCTGATGGGACTAATTATGCCGGTCTCATCAATGCTTTTGGTAGTTATCACAGTGGTAGTGGTACCGTAACTAGAAGCGTTGGTCTCCTTTCTAATGTAAATACTTTTGGTACAGGTAGTATGGCTACTGGTATCGGTTTCACAACCAAGATACAATCCTTTAGTACCGGTGGTGTAAGAAATGCGATTGGTTATTATATAGATGCTGTAGAAGCAACTGGTACCGACCCCGGTAACCCGCACAATGCGTATGGTATTTATTTGCCAAATGCGATTACTGCCAGTGGAGGTAGTGTAAACAGTGCCTGGAGTATCTACAATGCTTCGACAGCCTCCTCGTACTATGCCGGCAACGTGGGTATTGGTACTACCACGCCCAATGCGCCCCTGCAGTTTTCTAACAGCCTAGCCAATCGAAAAATCGTTTTGTATGATGGTAACAACAACGATAATATGTACTATGGATTTGGTATCAATGGCGGCTTGATGCGCTATCAGGTTGCTGATCAAACAAATTCCCACGCCTTTTATTCCGGTGTTACCAGTACGTCGTCCACCGAATTGATGCGCATCACCGGTACGGGCCGAGTTGGTATCGGCACCAATTCGCCAAACGTCAAATTAACCGTGATCGGGTCGAGCTTTATGCAGGATGCCGTGGTCACTAACCCCTTCAGTGCCACCTTTGTCGATGTGAGCGGTAAAACCGACTTTGCCCAATCGATGATATACGATGGTGGTGCCCGGGCGGGCTTCGGCGTGGCGACGGCCCCCGGCGATTCGCGCAGCCGGATGTATCTGGTCGGTGCCAGGGACTATTTATACGCAATGGATCTGGTGATTCCGAATGGCAACGTGGGCATTGGCACCACCGTGCCGACGGCCAAACTAAACATCTCCGGGGGCAACGGGAATTCCCTCACTGGGACTGCGCTCTTCAAGTTGAATGATACCAACCTGAGCACGACCTATTTCGGAGTGGATAACGGCGCGAGTGGGAATGCCTACCGCATCATTTCCAGTGCTCCAACAACTGCTTCGGCGGTCAATATGGAGTTGCAGGCAGCTGGCAACGCTAACCAACTGGTGTTGGCCGCCACCTCGGGTAACGTGGGTATCGGTACATCCGCCCCCTCGCAAAAGCTCCACGTGGTGGGTAACATCCTGGCTTCGGGCACCATCACCCCATCGGATGCCCGCTTCAAAGAGAACGTAGCTACACTGAACGGTTCACTGGCCAAACTGACCCAACTGCGGGGCGTTAGCTACACCCACAAAGCCGAGTTTATTAAAGTACGTGGCCTGAGCGCGGGCAAGCAGATTGGTTTCATTGCCCAGGAATTGGAGAAAACCTTCCCGGAGTTTGTGGTCACCAGCGCCGATGGCTACAAGGCCGTGGATTACGCCCGTCTGACACCTGTTTTGGTTGAGTCGCTGAAAGAGGTGAACGCCAAACTCCAGGCACAGGATGCCAAAATGACCCGACAGCAGGCCGAGATCGATGCCTTGAAGGCCGCCGTAAAACAACTCATGGACAAGAAATAA
- a CDS encoding hypothetical protein (KEGG: colA; Cna B-type domain-containing protein) — translation MKSYLLFFMSAPLADKTLHHRIKLTGLVTILALLLVLPCLEQGSWARAQTCSLTLKPTVSGCYQNSGSKATVSVEVSWVNVTVSPTANDASDALTVTFAGQTKTINPGPYTSYGGNGNIVSPQVVAFEVAADASSQTAQAFIGTDYASAICKTQQAGIILPAPCPPTTCASGQTGGTVFNDFNGDGIKDAGETTGVSGVVVRAYDCNGSLVGTTTTDAFGRYTFTSIAAGSYPLRVEFSSLPSYAGMGTRNGINGRTTVQFVNAADCSVDLGILDPSDYCQTNPMVVVPCYVNGNPLAAGNAGASDAVVSFAYNTSGLMNPALTAHAPASQVGALWGMAYNKFTRKIFSSATVRRHTGLGPLGLGGIYVADFSTAPANGSTFTYANFIDVSTLGINVGSIADNATRGLVADKTQPSVDNQGYLAVGKAGIGSIDFSEDGNKLYLTNLADNKLYEIDITAYNTSGTLPTAANVKSYNMSAGITCQGGELHTWAVKVYKGKVYTSMVCDASSSQDKSNLRAYVQELNGTTVSTVFDFPLTYPKGFPLDANKSITGWYPWTDSWTAKGDPANASSIVHPEPILSAIEFDIDGSLVLGFADRTAVQAGWYNYNPNGNDGRLYSNYVGGDILRAYATGSSFVLENNAKAGPNTSSGANNNQGPGFGEFYNDNWFYQTALGHSEVAVGGLAIRPGSGETVFITMDPIDFPNGDAGLYVWSAGIRKGNNQSGQQAGGYQIYNTNANPGTFGKSAGLGDAVLTCDLPTYLEIGNRVWVDTDKDGIQDPCEKALANVKVALYQGNTLVASTSTNANGEYYFNTTNAPSMLPGTAYTVRFGTDGSSSQFDSNTAMLTVDGTRYNLTTAFSAAPTANTTNDSNAQLASGFPSATVTTGAAGSVNHTIDAGFYMLCPTLNCYPTLVRKN, via the coding sequence ATGAAAAGTTATTTACTCTTTTTTATGAGCGCTCCGTTGGCCGATAAGACACTCCACCATCGGATCAAGCTAACCGGTCTGGTAACGATCTTAGCCCTGCTGCTGGTGCTGCCCTGCCTGGAACAAGGAAGTTGGGCCCGCGCGCAAACCTGTTCGCTCACCCTCAAACCCACCGTATCGGGCTGCTACCAGAACAGCGGCAGCAAAGCCACCGTCAGCGTGGAGGTGAGTTGGGTAAACGTGACCGTGAGCCCCACGGCCAACGATGCCTCCGATGCCCTTACCGTCACCTTTGCCGGCCAGACCAAAACTATTAACCCCGGTCCGTACACCTCCTACGGCGGCAACGGTAATATCGTTTCGCCCCAGGTGGTGGCCTTTGAGGTAGCCGCCGATGCCAGCAGCCAAACGGCTCAGGCCTTTATCGGCACCGATTATGCCTCCGCCATCTGCAAAACCCAGCAAGCCGGTATTATCCTGCCTGCCCCCTGCCCGCCCACGACTTGTGCCTCGGGCCAAACTGGCGGAACGGTCTTTAACGATTTCAACGGCGATGGCATAAAGGATGCCGGTGAAACCACCGGCGTGTCGGGGGTTGTGGTCAGGGCATACGACTGCAACGGCTCCCTTGTGGGCACCACCACCACCGATGCCTTTGGCCGCTACACGTTCACAAGCATTGCGGCAGGCAGCTACCCCCTCCGGGTCGAGTTCAGTAGCCTGCCCTCCTACGCGGGTATGGGTACCCGAAACGGTATCAATGGACGCACCACGGTACAATTCGTCAATGCTGCCGATTGCTCGGTTGATCTGGGTATCCTGGACCCCTCCGATTACTGCCAGACGAATCCAATGGTGGTGGTGCCGTGCTACGTGAATGGAAACCCACTCGCAGCGGGTAATGCGGGAGCCAGCGATGCCGTGGTGTCCTTTGCTTACAACACATCCGGTCTGATGAACCCTGCCCTGACGGCCCATGCACCCGCCAGTCAGGTTGGAGCACTCTGGGGCATGGCCTATAACAAGTTTACCCGAAAAATCTTCTCCTCGGCCACCGTCAGACGTCATACTGGCCTGGGACCGCTGGGGCTCGGCGGTATCTACGTTGCGGACTTCAGTACTGCTCCTGCTAACGGCAGCACCTTTACCTACGCCAACTTTATCGATGTGAGTACGCTGGGTATCAACGTAGGCAGCATAGCCGACAATGCTACCCGTGGTCTGGTGGCCGATAAGACTCAACCCAGTGTGGATAATCAGGGGTATCTGGCCGTAGGTAAAGCGGGGATTGGCAGCATCGACTTCTCGGAAGACGGCAACAAACTCTACCTCACTAATCTGGCCGACAACAAACTCTACGAGATCGACATCACCGCCTACAACACCAGCGGTACCTTACCCACCGCAGCCAACGTCAAGAGCTATAACATGAGCGCGGGCATTACCTGCCAGGGCGGAGAGCTGCACACCTGGGCCGTGAAAGTCTACAAAGGAAAAGTGTACACCAGTATGGTGTGCGATGCCAGCAGCTCGCAGGACAAGTCAAACCTGCGGGCCTACGTACAGGAACTTAACGGCACCACCGTGAGTACCGTCTTCGACTTCCCCCTGACCTACCCGAAGGGATTCCCCCTTGATGCAAACAAATCCATTACGGGCTGGTATCCCTGGACCGATAGCTGGACGGCAAAAGGCGATCCTGCCAATGCAAGCTCAATTGTTCATCCCGAACCTATCCTCTCGGCAATTGAGTTTGACATCGATGGATCGTTGGTGCTGGGCTTCGCCGATCGAACCGCCGTACAGGCTGGCTGGTACAACTACAATCCCAATGGAAATGATGGCCGGTTATACAGTAACTATGTGGGGGGCGACATCCTGCGGGCCTACGCTACGGGTTCCTCGTTCGTGTTGGAAAACAATGCCAAAGCAGGGCCTAATACCAGCAGCGGGGCCAACAACAACCAGGGGCCGGGCTTTGGCGAATTCTATAATGATAACTGGTTTTATCAGACGGCCCTGGGACATTCTGAAGTAGCAGTGGGTGGTTTAGCCATCCGTCCGGGTAGCGGAGAGACGGTCTTCATCACGATGGACCCTATTGATTTCCCTAATGGCGATGCGGGTCTATATGTCTGGTCGGCGGGTATCCGAAAAGGCAACAACCAATCGGGGCAGCAAGCGGGTGGATATCAGATTTACAACACCAATGCAAACCCGGGTACCTTTGGCAAATCGGCCGGGCTGGGCGACGCGGTACTTACCTGCGACCTACCCACTTACCTCGAAATCGGCAACCGGGTGTGGGTGGATACCGACAAAGACGGCATTCAGGACCCCTGTGAGAAGGCCCTGGCCAACGTGAAAGTCGCCCTCTATCAGGGCAATACGCTGGTAGCCTCCACCAGCACCAATGCCAATGGCGAGTACTACTTCAATACCACCAATGCACCCTCTATGCTGCCCGGCACGGCCTATACTGTTCGCTTCGGTACCGACGGGAGCAGTAGTCAGTTTGACAGCAACACCGCCATGCTCACCGTGGACGGTACCCGCTACAACCTGACAACAGCTTTCTCGGCGGCACCTACGGCAAATACCACCAACGACAGCAACGCCCAACTGGCAAGCGGCTTTCCATCGGCTACTGTTACCACCGGAGCTGCCGGTTCGGTCAACCACACTATAGACGCGGGCTTCTATATGCTCTGTCCAACGCTTAACTGCTACCCTACGCTGGTCAGAAAAAACTAA
- a CDS encoding Ig family protein (PFAM: Ig family protein~KEGG: avi:Avi_5260 hypothetical protein) translates to MDITSDGKTLYAVNMGNGKIVKLDISGVSYGSIPSGGYTGSSLPVSEISIPSSVATCSGGRFRPSALSIYAGSMYIGGVCDASTGGSPDLKLKILKMDLTSGTWTELLNYGLSAIQGGSLRWAGWPNVKWSDNFVGQQNTDGEFQPYVNDIALTDNGSVIIGVGNRKIFSMDSDRDMGYMLTTWRNADGTMSIESNGKVGPYTSQARTDPAVTSSGLNTGWSSNTKTSSDLNMVSMGPGGDWFLEVGRTISHPFLFNGGVFIASGTGEVLGGFADPLDGDTNAGGRYLSISNEVANYGNSITSHKTFAITGMQAVCAATSIEIGNRVWNDTDGNGRQDPDEPALANVTVTLKSSTGATLATAKTDGTGTYIFSNASGTSSANLIYNITALTASASYSVTIDNASSQTALAGMHLTLANVTNGTEDQRDSDGTLVGTNVIAALTTGAPGANNHSYDFGFTACSMNVVVTAGACLTATNQYTVSGTVSFTNAAAGTMTITDGTRSTTVPVSATSTSVPFSLTGLTSGTGSHTVVATLSGCSTDNATYTAPASCSVTPCNLTIGTNSLPNGTVGAAYNQTIKTTGGTAPLTYAVSVGSLPAGLSLNATTGAITGTPGGAGTATFTIQVTDSKSCSATVPLTITVGTVAVCSLNLTVTRGDCFSATNQYSITGIIDLVNNTAGGTITITDGTATTTVQAAPNAAQVTFTLSGFNSDGSQHTVTATMPGCGSDQDVYFAPASCSVTPCTLAISTSSLPNGTVGTAYNQTIQTTGGTAPLTFAVSVGSLPAGLSLNPTKGAIKCLCPTVNCYPTTVKKN, encoded by the coding sequence ATGGATATTACCAGTGACGGCAAGACCCTGTATGCCGTGAATATGGGGAACGGTAAAATTGTCAAACTCGACATCAGCGGTGTCTCCTACGGCAGTATTCCGAGTGGTGGTTATACCGGTAGTAGCCTACCGGTAAGTGAGATCTCAATCCCATCGTCGGTGGCCACCTGTTCAGGCGGCCGTTTCCGCCCATCAGCCCTGTCAATATATGCCGGATCGATGTACATAGGCGGGGTGTGTGATGCCAGTACAGGAGGCTCGCCAGACCTGAAGTTAAAAATACTAAAAATGGACCTGACGTCAGGTACCTGGACCGAATTGCTCAACTATGGTTTATCGGCTATACAAGGTGGCTCGTTGCGTTGGGCTGGTTGGCCAAACGTGAAATGGAGCGATAATTTTGTTGGTCAACAAAATACCGATGGCGAATTTCAACCTTATGTGAACGATATTGCCCTCACTGACAATGGTTCGGTCATTATTGGGGTTGGAAACCGTAAGATTTTCTCCATGGATAGCGACCGCGATATGGGCTATATGTTGACTACCTGGCGCAATGCCGATGGCACTATGTCGATCGAATCCAATGGTAAAGTTGGGCCGTACACATCACAGGCGCGTACTGATCCCGCAGTTACGAGTTCAGGGTTGAACACGGGCTGGTCCTCAAACACCAAGACTAGCTCAGACCTCAATATGGTTTCGATGGGCCCTGGTGGAGACTGGTTTCTGGAAGTTGGCCGTACTATTTCGCACCCCTTTCTGTTTAATGGTGGGGTTTTCATTGCTTCCGGTACAGGTGAAGTATTGGGTGGGTTTGCCGATCCACTGGATGGGGACACCAATGCCGGGGGCCGGTATCTGAGCATAAGCAATGAGGTAGCCAACTATGGTAATTCAATTACCAGTCACAAAACCTTTGCTATAACCGGCATGCAGGCTGTCTGTGCAGCCACCAGTATTGAAATTGGCAACCGGGTTTGGAACGACACCGACGGCAACGGACGGCAGGACCCTGATGAACCGGCTCTTGCAAACGTGACGGTGACGTTGAAGAGCAGCACCGGGGCCACGCTGGCTACGGCCAAAACCGACGGCACGGGTACGTATATTTTCTCTAACGCATCGGGCACCAGTTCGGCCAACTTAATTTATAATATAACCGCCTTAACGGCATCAGCGAGCTATTCGGTGACCATCGATAATGCCTCAAGTCAGACCGCGCTGGCTGGTATGCACCTAACGCTGGCTAACGTCACCAATGGCACCGAAGACCAGCGCGATAGCGATGGGACTTTAGTGGGCACCAATGTTATTGCTGCGCTCACTACGGGTGCGCCCGGTGCCAACAACCACTCGTATGATTTTGGGTTTACTGCCTGTTCCATGAATGTTGTTGTTACTGCGGGTGCCTGTTTGACCGCCACCAACCAGTACACCGTTAGCGGAACCGTCTCGTTTACGAATGCGGCAGCGGGTACAATGACCATTACCGATGGTACCCGGTCGACTACCGTACCAGTATCGGCAACCAGTACATCGGTACCTTTTTCGCTCACAGGCTTAACCTCCGGTACTGGTTCTCACACGGTAGTTGCTACGCTATCAGGTTGTAGTACCGATAATGCCACGTATACCGCACCCGCTTCGTGTTCGGTAACACCCTGTAATCTGACGATTGGTACCAACAGCCTGCCCAATGGCACGGTAGGCGCGGCCTACAATCAGACCATCAAGACAACGGGCGGCACGGCCCCGCTAACCTATGCCGTCAGTGTAGGCAGTTTGCCCGCAGGCTTATCGCTTAATGCTACCACGGGAGCCATCACCGGTACACCAGGAGGGGCTGGTACGGCTACCTTCACCATTCAGGTGACCGACAGTAAATCCTGTTCGGCCACGGTTCCACTAACCATCACCGTCGGTACGGTAGCCGTATGTTCGCTGAACCTCACCGTTACGCGTGGCGATTGTTTTTCGGCTACCAACCAGTACAGTATAACCGGTATAATCGACCTGGTCAACAATACGGCAGGCGGTACGATTACCATTACCGATGGCACGGCCACAACAACTGTACAGGCAGCACCGAATGCGGCCCAGGTAACCTTTACGTTATCCGGGTTTAACTCCGATGGATCACAGCATACAGTAACCGCCACGATGCCCGGTTGCGGCTCCGATCAGGATGTTTACTTTGCGCCGGCTTCGTGTTCGGTAACCCCCTGTACGCTGGCGATCAGCACGAGCAGCCTGCCCAATGGTACAGTGGGCACGGCCTACAACCAAACCATTCAAACAACCGGTGGTACCGCTCCACTCACCTTTGCCGTCAGTGTAGGCAGTTTACCCGCAGGCTTATCGCTTAATCCCACCAAGGGAGCCATCAAGTGTTTGTGCCCAACGGTCAATTGCTACCCGACTACCGTAAAAAAGAACTAG
- a CDS encoding hypothetical protein (KEGG: hypothetical protein) gives MGLSGNGHLGWLLLKKTVKQIRWLVSTLIRFQSKRPRLYLSAQGRGTESGWLARPKGLFSADKLPVAFLAMVMGFLSVSAFGQTISGTVYFDGNNDGIRNTKEIGFGGVVVKAYDPSNTLVASTTSNLSSGTGAYTLSGLTNGTVYRVEFTLPSGYNYGAKGSASNTSVQFVKSFSGSIADFGVYTTGVCDPDGKIRVVTGCNQVGDTPETSVASWYYLEDRVQTIPSAATTRTDMDVQGQSDLGIPLGMGSRKINSCFGRPYEHRLLTDFPNLLTALRRSM, from the coding sequence ATGGGGTTATCCGGCAATGGTCATCTGGGCTGGTTGTTGCTAAAAAAGACCGTCAAACAAATCCGTTGGCTAGTATCAACGCTGATACGGTTTCAGAGCAAACGGCCTCGCCTTTACTTGTCTGCTCAAGGCAGGGGGACTGAGTCAGGCTGGTTGGCCCGACCCAAGGGCTTGTTCAGCGCAGACAAATTGCCGGTTGCCTTCCTGGCAATGGTCATGGGCTTTCTTTCCGTTAGTGCCTTTGGGCAAACCATCTCTGGAACCGTCTATTTTGACGGGAATAATGATGGTATCCGAAACACGAAAGAAATAGGCTTTGGGGGGGTAGTCGTAAAAGCGTATGATCCATCCAATACACTGGTTGCCAGTACGACCAGTAACCTCTCTTCGGGTACAGGTGCTTACACCCTGTCAGGCCTAACCAATGGCACCGTGTACCGCGTGGAGTTTACCCTACCCTCCGGCTACAACTATGGAGCCAAGGGTTCAGCATCGAATACCTCCGTGCAGTTTGTCAAATCATTTTCGGGATCAATCGCCGATTTCGGCGTATATACCACTGGGGTTTGTGATCCTGATGGCAAGATCAGGGTAGTGACTGGCTGTAATCAGGTAGGAGACACGCCTGAGACTAGCGTTGCCTCGTGGTATTACCTGGAAGACCGTGTACAAACCATTCCATCGGCGGCAACAACCCGCACCGATATGGATGTTCAAGGCCAAAGTGATTTAGGTATCCCCTTGGGCATGGGCAGCCGAAAGATAAACTCCTGTTTTGGTCGACCGTATGAGCACCGTTTATTGACCGATTTCCCAAATCTACTGACGGCGCTTCGGCGATCTATGTAG